The window GGGGCCTGCGGGCCGTCCGGGATGCTGCTCCTCTAGCACGCGCCCCCCTCCAGGACCTTCTTGATGCCCTTGATGGCCTGCTTGGTGCGGTGGGCGTTCTCGATGAGGGCGAAGCGCACGTGGTCGTCGCCGTAGTGCCCGAAGCCCAGGCCCGGCGACACGGCCACATGCCCCTCGCGCAGCAGCAGCTTGGCGAACTCCACCGAGCCGAGCTTGCGGAAGGGCTCGGGGATGCGCGCCCAGGCGAACATGGTCGCCTTGGGCGGGGTGATCTCCCAGCCCACGCGGTTCAGGCCCTCGCAGAGCACGTCGCGGCGCTCCTTGTAGACGTTCACGATGTCCTGCACGCACTCCTGGGGGCCGTTCAGGGCGATGATGGAGGCGATCTGGATGGGCTGGAAGATGCCGTAGTCCAGGTAGCTCTTGATGCGCGTCAGCGCCTGGACCATGTCGCGGTTGCCGCAGCAAAAGCCCACGCGCCAGCCGGCCATGGAATACGACTTGGACAGGGAGAAGAACTCCACGCCCACGTCCTTGGCGCCCTTGGCCTGCAGGAAGCTCGGGGCCTTGTAGCCGTCGAAAACCAGGTCGGCGTAGGCCAGGTCGTGGATGACGTAGATGTTGTTTTC is drawn from Desulfocurvus vexinensis DSM 17965 and contains these coding sequences:
- a CDS encoding aminotransferase class I/II-fold pyridoxal phosphate-dependent enzyme, whose product is MQQFPRVHRLPPYVFAVVNELKMKMRRQNIDIVDLGMGNPDLGTPQHIVDKMVEAAHKPINHRYSASRGLPNLRKAISDWYLRRFDVHIDPDQEAVVTMGAKEGLSHLAMVMLSPGDVVFAQDPTYPIHPYSAIIAGADVRRIPTSPERNFIEDLELAMRQTWPQPKLLILSFPHNPTTQVVDLEFFQRIVDFAKENNIYVIHDLAYADLVFDGYKAPSFLQAKGAKDVGVEFFSLSKSYSMAGWRVGFCCGNRDMVQALTRIKSYLDYGIFQPIQIASIIALNGPQECVQDIVNVYKERRDVLCEGLNRVGWEITPPKATMFAWARIPEPFRKLGSVEFAKLLLREGHVAVSPGLGFGHYGDDHVRFALIENAHRTKQAIKGIKKVLEGGAC